Proteins encoded in a region of the Pseudochaenichthys georgianus chromosome 20, fPseGeo1.2, whole genome shotgun sequence genome:
- the palmdb gene encoding uncharacterized protein palmdb isoform X1, with protein MEEAGLLKERLQAITDKRRIQENIAKKRREIEEEKLKLQYIKKKALREQWLMDGLSQQQEEQEAMRLQAEDEQQQSDQLQSNILRIEKEIEALETQELDVSANEEAVLKRLKEVERTAEDIIKRATSMDFEADGKELNEGCSTAVTMETTEQSEPAMDCAAEVAVADSPAHREDCTADDEPVCLETDSSDFPGETAMLDKLLTDLPTGTIEIDNTDRPETPCEAPNEALILESGHEELNRNESINSSVSDTLSSADSVYENEVHCKKQDTPEQDPEQDQVPEPEQYPEPEQDVEPEQDVEPEQDVEPEQDVEPEQDVEPEQDVEPELDVEQAQFPEPEQFPEPEQYPEPEQYPEPEEDTVPDYYPDEDLDLGQYPEPDQDPELDEYPEPEPYPDLELYPEPEPEGEDNKLYLEDDGYPNVAVDAEEDPEAREILFEPPITEESILEQCIREDAMSDVSNEFCHDQDPDDMDECLGVEIEAASSDSDTDDKWRSIFSSSINKEDDDSYLDNLELSAQELFVQKVEVTDFQEEDTNNIEEVHIEVPQVEEVLEQPEDTISFPIPPQEVKYNPLGLQGLSKISEDEGENGKDANHNHAANEEHIDADSNKKQPKDFCVIQETKSKNVSTEHVDFQLARKQWREMEEQTKNKIIIPTTKHPSFHGSHSFMYTPVRNIERTPKKAHELENLNLLGDYPHTQFSPCSEDSGLDDSSYRSPYDDLETSVEREIRISMEREENFRREKGLSRMGKSTDCAPSRSMPRSISTPLTPSFIITTSPSKEPQRHEVSANNVIILDPRNDFTSNLRHGKDNGAAQSGEWCSEDSSSNVIILETSNLIIRSASDFSLNKACEQPQEKMFLNNPFFKLRSRSTMSLVDEEIKMMKQREEELKKERVNMYGKDRFDNERILSNHMDTLSFDNPVKCKSSPSSPMKTAYRMDRSALSCDHRFPDLYAGGRRKSAMALRWEAGEFTKNE; from the exons AATAGAGAAGGAGATCGAGGCGTTGGAAACACAGGAGCTCGACGTCTCGGCCAATGAGGAAGCAGTTCTGAAACGGTTAAAAGAAGTGGAGAGGACGGCTGAGGATATAATAAAG AGAGCTACCTCGATGGATTTCGAGGCAGATGGAAAAGAACTGAACGAAGGTTGCAGCACAGccgtcaccatggaaaccactgAACAATCGGAGCCGGCGATGGACTGTGCAGCGGAGGTCGCAGTGGCTGATTCACCTGCGCACAGGGAAGATTGCACTGCAGATGATGAGCCTGTTTGCTTAGAGACAGACTCGTCAGATTTCCCAGGGGAAACGGCGATGCTTGACAAATTATTAACTGACCTGCCAACTGGCACAATTGAGATTGACAACACTGACCGCCCTGAAACGCCTTGTGAGGCTCCAAATGAAGCTTTGATACTGGAATCAGGGCATGAAGAGCTCAACAGGAATGAGTCGATCAACTCCTCTGTGTCCGACACACTCTCCAGTGCTGACAGTGTTTATGAGAACGAGGTACATTGTAAGAAGCAGGACACGCCAGAACAAGATCCAGAACAAGATCAAGTCCCTGAGCCAGAGCAGTATCCCGAGCCAGAACAAGACGTTGAACCAGAACAAGACGTTGAACCAGAACAAGACGTTGAACCAGAACAAGACGTTGAACCAGAACAAGACGTTGAACCAGAACAAGACGTTGAACCAGAGCTAGATGTTGAACAAGCGCAATTCCCTGAGCCAGAGCAATTCCCTGAGCCAGAGCAATACCCCGAACCAGAGCAATACCCCGAACCAGAAGAAGACACTGTACCGGATTATTACCCTGATGAAGACCTAGACCTGGGGCAGTACCCTGAGCCTGATCAAGACCCTGAACTAGACGAGTACCCTGAGCCGGAGCCATATCCTGACCTAGAGTTATACCCTGAACCGGAGCCCGAGGGTGAGGATAATAAGCTTTATCTCGAAGATGATGGTTATCCAAATGTGGCAGTCGATGCAGAGGAAGACCCAGAGGCCCGTGAAATCCTGTTTGAACCACCCATTACAGAGGAGTCGATATTAGAGCAATGTATTAGAGAAGATGCAATGTCAGATGTTTCCAATGAGTTCTGCCATGACCAAGACCCTGATGATATGGACGAATGCCTGGGAGTTGAGATTGAAGCCGCTTCCTCAGACAGCGACACAGACGACAAATGGAGATCAATATTTTCTTCTTCCATAAATAAAGAAGACGATGACTCATATTTGGACAATCTTGAGCTGAGTGCTCAGGAGCTCTTTGTGCAGAAAGTTGAGGTGACAGACTTTCAGGAGGAAGACACCAACAACATCGAAGAAGTCCATATTGAGGTTCCACAAGTGGAAGAAGTTCTGGAACAACCTGAGGATACTATTTCCTTTCCTATTCCTCCACAAGAGGTTAAATATAACCCTTTAGGCCTTCAAGGTTTGTCCAAAATCTCTGAAGATgagggtgaaaatggaaaagATGCCAATCATAACCACGCCGCCAATGAAGAGCACATCGACGCAGACTCGAACAAGAAGCAACCGAAAGACTTCTGTGTGATACAGGAGACCAAGAGTAAGAATGTCAGCACGGAGCATGTGGACTTCCAGCTGGCTCGAAAACAGTGGCGGGAAATGGAGGAGCAAACAAAGAACAAGATCATCATCCCTACAACCAAGCACCCCAGCTTTCACGGCAGCCACAGCTTCATGTACACACCGGTCCGCAACATTGAAAGAACTCCGAAGAAAGCTCACGAACTGGAGAACTTGAATCTGCTTGGCGATTATCCTCACACGCAATTCAGCCCTTGCTCAGAGGATTCTGGCCTGGATGATTCCAGCTACAGGTCCCCGTATGATGACCTGGAGACATCTGTCGAAAGGGAGATTCGCATATCAATGGAGCGGGAGGAAAACTTCAGGAGAGAAAAGGGCCTCTCCAGGATGGGCAAATCCACTGATTGTGCTCCATCACGAAGTATGCCGAGATCTATAAGCACTCCACTGACGCCGTCATTCATCATTACCACCTCACCCAGTAAGGAACCACAAAGACATGAAGTATCGGCAAACAACGTCATCATTCTCGACCCAAGAAATGATTTCACATCCAACCTGAGACATGGCAAAGACAACGGGGCGGCTCAGTCCGGAGAGTGGTGCTCCGAGGACAGCAGCTCCAACGTCATCATCCTCGAGACATCCAACCTGATTATCCGAAGTGCCTCCGATTTCTCACTCAACAAAGCCTGTGAGCAACCCCAGGAGAAGATGTTCCTTAACAACCCCTTTTTCAAGCTGCGTTCAAGAAGCACAATGTCGCTGGTGGATGAAGAGATTAAGATGATGAAGCAGAGGGAGGAAGAGCTCAAGAAAGAGAGGGTGAATATGTACGGGAAAGACAGGTTCGATAACGAAAGGATATTGTCAAATCACATGGACACGTTGTCGTTTGACAATCCAG TGAAGTGCAAGTCGTCCCCATCGTCACCAATGAAGACGGCCTACAGGATGGATCGCTCTGCTTTATCCTGTGATCACAGA TTTCCAGACCTCTACGCAGGAGGAAGACGCAAGAGTGCTATGGCTCTGCGCTGGGAGGCGGGCgagtttacaaaaaacgaatga